In Chitinophaga nivalis, a single genomic region encodes these proteins:
- a CDS encoding RNA polymerase sigma factor, giving the protein MSLDRFLSQVVPVRQKLYRFAFRLLGNEEDAQDITQDVLLKVWGMQEQMKELQNMEAWCMRITRNLALDKIKSRKYRRADDLERGAEVPATQQKNPHAVAEQNDVMQQVHRAIRDLPEKYRTIMQLRDMDGFSYQEIAEILDIDLNEVKVNLHRARKSVREKLQNLQVYGI; this is encoded by the coding sequence ATGTCATTAGATAGGTTTCTTTCCCAGGTAGTTCCCGTCAGGCAAAAGCTTTACCGCTTTGCATTCCGCCTGCTGGGCAATGAGGAAGATGCACAGGACATCACCCAGGACGTTTTGCTGAAAGTGTGGGGGATGCAGGAGCAGATGAAAGAATTGCAGAATATGGAGGCCTGGTGTATGCGCATTACCCGCAACCTGGCATTGGATAAAATCAAGTCCAGGAAATACCGCCGGGCAGATGATCTGGAACGGGGAGCCGAAGTGCCGGCTACCCAGCAAAAAAATCCGCATGCAGTCGCAGAACAGAATGATGTGATGCAGCAGGTACACAGGGCCATTCGTGATTTACCGGAGAAATACCGTACCATCATGCAACTACGGGATATGGACGGATTTTCTTACCAGGAGATAGCGGAGATATTGGATATTGATTTAAATGAAGTAAAAGTAAATCTGCATCGGGCCCGTAAGTCGGTGCGGGAGAAACTACAAAATCTGCAGGTATATGGAATATAG
- a CDS encoding BT_3928 family protein yields MKLILNLLRIIVGVLFIFSGLIKANDPLGLSYKMEEFFEVLHLTFLSPYSLAFSVIMNAFEIIAGVAVLVGYRMRIFSGLLLLLILFFTFLTGYALFSGTIRECGCFGDCIKLTAVETFWKDVILLVMILVIFYSRRRIQPLFKGVGIVMLLTTVVSFGIQWYTLKHLPFFDCLPYKVGNNIPEKMKLPPGATPDVYEMMFIYEKDGVKKEFTADNYPWSDSTWTFVDRKDKLVKKGNAEPAIKDFILTDLDGVNQTQAILAEEKPVYLFLVLNTDKAGSGWEEKIKALQQQWKDGKVLIYGVTASTKDAVAAFSQKTGLTFPFVQMDGVAIKTAGRSNPCLLLLEQGTIKGKWHYNDIP; encoded by the coding sequence ATGAAACTTATCCTGAACCTGTTACGCATTATCGTGGGGGTATTGTTCATTTTCTCGGGTCTGATCAAAGCAAATGATCCGCTGGGACTGAGCTACAAAATGGAAGAATTTTTTGAGGTATTACACCTGACTTTTCTTTCACCGTACTCCCTCGCTTTTTCGGTGATCATGAATGCATTTGAAATCATTGCCGGAGTGGCGGTGCTGGTAGGATACCGTATGCGTATCTTTTCCGGACTGTTATTGTTATTGATCCTCTTCTTTACCTTCCTTACAGGATACGCATTATTCAGTGGAACGATCCGGGAATGTGGTTGTTTTGGAGATTGTATTAAACTCACTGCGGTAGAAACATTCTGGAAAGATGTGATCCTGCTGGTGATGATCCTGGTTATCTTTTATAGTCGCCGGCGTATCCAGCCCCTGTTTAAAGGAGTGGGCATCGTGATGTTGCTGACAACGGTTGTCTCATTCGGTATACAGTGGTATACCCTGAAACACCTGCCGTTCTTTGATTGTCTGCCTTATAAAGTAGGTAATAATATTCCGGAGAAGATGAAACTGCCGCCGGGCGCTACACCAGACGTGTATGAGATGATGTTTATTTATGAGAAAGATGGCGTGAAGAAAGAGTTTACGGCAGATAACTATCCCTGGTCAGACAGCACCTGGACATTCGTAGACCGGAAAGATAAACTGGTGAAGAAAGGGAATGCGGAACCGGCCATCAAGGATTTTATCCTGACGGATCTCGATGGGGTAAATCAGACGCAGGCTATCCTGGCGGAAGAAAAACCGGTATATCTTTTCCTCGTATTAAATACCGACAAAGCCGGCAGCGGTTGGGAAGAGAAGATCAAGGCCCTGCAGCAGCAATGGAAAGATGGTAAGGTATTAATATATGGTGTGACCGCTTCTACAAAAGATGCCGTAGCGGCGTTTTCCCAAAAAACAGGGTTGACGTTTCCTTTTGTACAGATGGATGGTGTAGCCATTAAAACAGCTGGTAGAAGCAATCCTTGTCTGCTGCTGCTGGAGCAAGGTACGATCAAAGGAAAATGGCATTATAACGATATACCATAA
- a CDS encoding DUF721 domain-containing protein, protein MRHGTTSIGDALREFMNKSRMKPRLTEVRIQENWETIMGKTIARYTQSLQLIDNKLIITTTVAPLKQELTYSKDKIIKLVNEMLGESIVKEVMIR, encoded by the coding sequence ATGCGCCATGGAACTACGAGTATAGGAGATGCACTCCGCGAATTTATGAACAAGAGCAGGATGAAACCCCGCCTAACGGAAGTGCGCATCCAGGAAAACTGGGAAACAATTATGGGTAAAACCATTGCCCGCTACACACAGAGCCTCCAGCTGATCGATAATAAATTGATCATTACAACAACGGTAGCACCACTAAAACAGGAATTGACTTATTCTAAAGACAAGATCATCAAACTGGTGAATGAAATGCTGGGAGAAAGCATTGTAAAAGAAGTGATGATCAGATAG
- a CDS encoding DUF4252 domain-containing protein, whose amino-acid sequence MRTFIIAACCFTLSVTAVSAQEKSIREFRRQYCKAAATESITIGGLALSFARWGMSFDDGKDRDAAAVKHLLNNVRKVKIQTITNGNGRTISGEAIAELRKNLEEREHFEPLMEVRDKGSLIHILNKGKEDELGNLVMLVQDTDDFMIVSLHTSLKIADINSLIRQFAKNN is encoded by the coding sequence ATGAGAACATTTATTATTGCAGCCTGTTGTTTTACGCTCTCTGTCACTGCTGTTTCTGCACAGGAAAAAAGTATCCGTGAATTCCGCCGTCAGTATTGCAAGGCCGCAGCAACCGAATCCATCACGATAGGGGGGCTGGCGCTGAGTTTTGCCCGCTGGGGAATGTCTTTCGACGACGGAAAAGACCGGGATGCTGCCGCTGTCAAACATCTACTGAACAATGTACGAAAAGTGAAGATTCAGACGATCACTAACGGAAATGGCCGTACGATTTCCGGTGAAGCGATTGCGGAGTTAAGAAAAAATCTGGAAGAGCGGGAGCATTTTGAGCCCTTGATGGAAGTAAGAGATAAGGGTAGTCTGATTCATATCCTGAATAAAGGGAAAGAGGATGAACTGGGTAATCTGGTAATGCTGGTGCAGGATACCGACGATTTTATGATTGTGAGTTTACATACCAGCCTGAAAATAGCGGATATCAATAGCCTGATCCGTCAGTTTGCCAAAAATAACTGA
- a CDS encoding ABC transporter permease: MIRFLLRKTGYGLLVLMGVVVLVFFLFNVLPGDPARLTLGQRADVSSLENVRKELHLDQPVGMQFLFYLNDLLPLGVHEKKEAADNLHYITLFPLSGDKIAVLKMPYLRRSYQSKKPVWEILTEALPGTLLLAVAAMLFATIVGIGLGVLSAVKQNTWMDTSAVLASVVGISAPSFFAGIVLAYLLGFVLSDYTGLHMTGSLFDIDPFKGRVLNLRNIILPAITLGIRPLAIIVQLTRSAMLDVLHQDYIRTAYAKGLSASRVIWHHGLRNALNPVITAITGWLAELLAGAFFVEYIFGWKGIGKVTVDALDKFDFPVVMGAILITAGIFVIVNLLADLLYAWVDPRIKLQ; the protein is encoded by the coding sequence ATGATACGTTTTCTGCTGCGTAAAACAGGGTATGGGTTATTGGTACTGATGGGAGTAGTGGTATTGGTTTTTTTCCTGTTCAATGTACTGCCCGGAGATCCTGCCCGGCTTACCCTGGGTCAGCGTGCAGATGTATCATCGCTGGAAAATGTAAGAAAAGAACTGCATCTCGACCAGCCGGTGGGGATGCAGTTCCTGTTTTATCTCAACGATTTGCTGCCGTTGGGCGTACATGAGAAAAAAGAAGCCGCAGACAACCTGCATTATATTACCCTGTTTCCCCTGTCGGGAGATAAGATCGCCGTCCTCAAAATGCCTTACCTGCGCCGGTCCTATCAAAGTAAGAAGCCTGTGTGGGAAATCCTGACAGAAGCCCTGCCGGGTACTTTGCTGCTGGCGGTAGCAGCCATGCTGTTTGCCACCATTGTAGGTATTGGCCTGGGCGTGTTGTCGGCAGTGAAACAAAATACCTGGATGGATACGAGCGCGGTGCTGGCCAGTGTGGTGGGCATTTCTGCGCCATCCTTTTTCGCCGGTATTGTACTCGCTTATCTGCTGGGATTTGTGTTGAGTGATTATACCGGTTTGCACATGACCGGCAGTTTGTTTGATATAGATCCCTTTAAAGGCAGGGTATTGAATCTCCGTAATATTATATTACCCGCTATTACCCTGGGTATCCGCCCACTGGCAATTATTGTACAACTGACACGCAGTGCGATGCTGGATGTACTGCACCAGGATTACATCCGTACCGCCTATGCCAAAGGATTATCTGCCAGCCGGGTCATCTGGCACCACGGTTTACGGAATGCACTCAACCCCGTGATCACGGCTATTACCGGATGGTTGGCAGAACTACTGGCCGGCGCTTTTTTCGTAGAGTATATTTTCGGCTGGAAAGGCATTGGTAAAGTAACCGTAGATGCTTTGGATAAATTTGACTTCCCTGTAGTTATGGGCGCCATCCTGATCACGGCAGGTATTTTTGTGATCGTTAACCTGCTGGCAGACCTCCTGTATGCCTGGGTAGATCCCCGTATCAAGCTGCAGTAA
- a CDS encoding DUF4252 domain-containing protein yields MKRFLLLFIAVFFSMHLFAQQGSVIDRFFQKYESDRTFSLVSITPKMFSMFAKIDMNDPDAKSMLRIIQKLRGLRILAKEDTKDGPRLYREAAAFLSSDFEELMTVRDKDSDLKFLVKENSKGSINELIMLVGSSKEFLAMSLVGEIDLNEISQIASSVNIQGMDKLKNVKKK; encoded by the coding sequence ATGAAACGATTCCTTTTATTATTCATCGCGGTTTTTTTCAGCATGCACCTGTTTGCCCAGCAGGGGAGCGTGATAGACCGCTTCTTCCAGAAGTACGAAAGCGACCGTACCTTTAGCCTGGTCAGTATCACGCCCAAGATGTTCAGCATGTTTGCCAAAATCGACATGAACGACCCGGATGCCAAAAGTATGCTGAGGATCATTCAGAAACTACGGGGCCTGCGCATCCTGGCTAAAGAAGACACCAAAGATGGTCCCCGCCTGTACCGCGAAGCAGCCGCTTTTTTGTCAAGCGACTTCGAAGAGCTGATGACCGTACGCGACAAAGACAGTGACCTGAAATTTCTGGTCAAAGAAAACAGTAAAGGAAGTATCAATGAACTGATTATGCTGGTAGGTAGCAGTAAGGAGTTCCTGGCTATGAGCCTGGTCGGCGAAATTGATCTCAATGAAATCTCTCAGATTGCCAGCTCAGTGAATATCCAGGGAATGGATAAGCTGAAAAATGTTAAAAAGAAGTAG
- the recF gene encoding DNA replication/repair protein RecF (All proteins in this family for which functions are known are DNA-binding proteins that assist the filamentation of RecA onto DNA for the initiation of recombination or recombinational repair.): MLHLKKISLVQFKNYRQQQFLFDKRVIGITGRNGAGKTNLLDAIYYLCFTRSYFTSSESQNTQYQTNGFRLEGDITRNGQSEKIICTVKDGKKEISLNEEKYDRFSRHIGQFPAVMIAPDDADIILGGSEERRKWLDTLLSQLYPDYLEHLITYQKILLQRNTLLKNMPTAGQNPDHLLDVFDLQLVRHGTPVFQTRQHFLTTFIPQVQQLYDYIAGRHEVVNIRYQCTLQEADFAAQLQQARFKDMQVQRTTAGIHRDDLLFLLDDHLMKTSASQGQRKSFLFALKLAQFEVIRQHKQFPPLLLLDDIFEKLDQDRVNRLITLVTGDTYGQVFITDTHADRLLQAFAATSETIRLIEV, encoded by the coding sequence TTGTTGCATCTTAAAAAAATATCGCTCGTTCAGTTTAAAAACTACCGTCAGCAACAATTTCTCTTCGATAAAAGGGTGATTGGCATTACCGGCCGCAACGGCGCCGGTAAAACCAACCTCCTCGACGCCATCTATTACCTTTGTTTTACCCGTAGTTATTTTACCAGCTCCGAAAGTCAGAATACCCAATACCAGACCAATGGCTTCCGGCTCGAAGGCGATATCACCCGCAACGGGCAATCCGAAAAAATTATATGTACCGTCAAAGACGGGAAAAAGGAGATCTCCCTGAATGAAGAAAAATATGACCGCTTCTCCCGGCATATCGGCCAGTTCCCGGCCGTAATGATAGCGCCCGATGATGCCGACATTATCCTGGGTGGCAGCGAAGAACGCCGTAAATGGCTGGATACCCTCCTGTCGCAGCTCTACCCCGACTACCTGGAACACCTCATCACCTATCAGAAAATATTACTGCAACGCAATACGCTGCTGAAAAACATGCCCACCGCCGGCCAGAACCCGGATCATTTGCTGGATGTTTTTGACCTGCAGCTGGTCAGGCACGGTACGCCCGTATTCCAGACCCGGCAACATTTCCTGACAACATTCATTCCGCAGGTACAGCAACTGTATGATTACATTGCCGGCCGGCATGAAGTGGTAAATATCCGGTACCAGTGTACCTTGCAGGAGGCCGACTTTGCAGCCCAGCTGCAGCAGGCACGCTTCAAAGACATGCAGGTACAGCGCACTACTGCGGGCATCCATCGTGACGACCTGCTCTTCCTGCTGGACGATCATCTCATGAAAACCAGCGCCTCCCAGGGCCAGCGCAAAAGCTTTTTATTTGCCCTGAAACTCGCTCAGTTTGAAGTGATCCGCCAGCACAAACAATTCCCTCCCCTGTTACTACTGGACGATATCTTCGAAAAGCTGGATCAGGACCGCGTGAACCGGCTGATTACCCTGGTAACCGGCGATACCTATGGCCAGGTGTTTATTACAGACACCCATGCCGACAGGCTCCTGCAGGCATTTGCAGCTACCAGTGAAACCATCCGCCTCATTGAAGTATAA